One window of the Cryptomeria japonica chromosome 7, Sugi_1.0, whole genome shotgun sequence genome contains the following:
- the LOC131856545 gene encoding oleosin G-like — protein MLGFWDFKMPKFHVGLIDILRYLTGLSNTHDHSPDSIHVLCFATLFISCANLLFLAALSVAGIAICLVILAPVLILLTPILIPLGMVLFLTIGGLIFAGVSGLVVILSVRWLYNYLNSGNSSSVKIYYVNDRHPSGSDETDNKPAVIIHTSLPVEVC, from the coding sequence ATGCTGGGTTTCTGGGATTTCAAAATGCCCAAATTCCATGTGGGATTAATTGATATTTTGAGATATCTAACTGGTTTGAGCAATACCCACGACCATTCACCAGATTCGATTCATGTTCTGTGTTTTGCAACGCTGTTTATATCGTGTGCAAATTTACTGTTTCTGGCGGCGCTTTCTGTGGCAGGAATTGCAATATGTCTGGTAATTTTAGCCCCTGTTTTGATCCTGCTCACTCCCATATTGATACCCCTGGGAATGGTGCTATTTCTGACAATTGGGGGTCTCATTTTTGCTGGTGTTTCTGGACTGGTAGTAATTTTGAGCGTTCGATGGCTTTATAACTATTTGAATAGCGGGAATTCTAGTTCTGTTAAGATATATTATGTGAATGACAGGCACCCTTCTGGTTCTGATGAGACAGATAATAAGCCTGCTGTTATTATTCATACTTCATTGCCTGTGGAAGTTTGTTGA